Genomic segment of Salvia splendens isolate huo1 chromosome 12, SspV2, whole genome shotgun sequence:
GATAATGTCTTATTCAATTCCAAGCAATGACCAAAATTGAACTGGTTCTCCAATAATAAACTAATATAGAGTGAAAAAAATGATTCCAGCACCAAATATGAAGGAAAGTGGCAAATACGGTgaagaaaaaaaagacaaaCATTCTAGTGAAGTGAAGAAAAATCGCATTAACCTGTTTGCTAATGCATCATAAAAGATTTTGCTAGATTTTACTTTAACTCTCCATCACTTAAAATTTAATACACCCAAAAAATGCAACTGTCATATAAAGTGTGAACAAAAACTCATACaggaaaaagaattaaaaaatctaatttaTTTGTTAAGGGTTAGTTATTTCAGGGAAGCTCTGTGTGCAGTACAAAAATTGAGGGTAGTCATACCTTATCATAGTCTGCTTCGAGCTTAATGAGTGGTGCAAAGACATTTTGATACTGGGGAAAAAATATTACAGCAATATAATCAGATAAAGTTATTGAAAATATACTTCACTTCACTGATGAACAAACTAATTTAACTAAGACCACACCAAATTCACAACAAGAACCTGATAAGCATCTTCATACTTCGCAGCCACAGGTTGAGGCTCATCATCTACTCCAGGCTTCTCAAGATCTTCTAAGGAAGCATCTGGATTTGTCTTCCAAagctcttctattttatttatctgCTGGGCACTAATTTGTCGAGCCCTCAGCTGCTCTTGTTCAGACGGCACCTATTTTGCAGCAAATTTAACGAGCTACCAATAGGAACATGGATTCTGTAATGGAACAAGGAACATAAGGATGCCAGATGCCTAACCTTTAGTAACCATTGCAAGAAACATCGATCATCAATAAGTGGGCACCATTGACTAAGGTCCCAGTTCATGTCCTTTAACGCATTAACACTAAGACACGGTTCCCTACAAAGCAGAACAACAACACTTTCTGTCGTTGCAGATATGAATCCAAGAAGAAACACATTTCGACAGCCACAGTTATAACATTCAAGGATTGTTTCCCCCAGTGGGCTGTCTTTGTGAAGGCACACTTCTTTATGTTTTGCTCTCACCTATAATGATAAAAGAGTAGCGGTTAGCTTGGTCCAATTTACTTCTCAAACAGCACGTTCACAAAATTTAGATTGAACGAGAGTTTATCAGGCACTTTCCCCAGCTAGTAAAAAACACCAAACAAAAACCCATTATTTTACTTAATGCAAAAACTGCAAACAGACAACTTCTCTTCGCAATGACTCACCAGATGATTGACAATGTGCGAACCAGAAGTATTCCCTCGCGAATTACAAAACCATTTCCTACATGACGGAACATTGCAGCGCACAACGCAGGCCGGATTGGTGACCCCGCAATACCTGCAAGCATGCTCAGTGAAGTCTCCCTTTCCATACTCAAAATCCTCATCGTCACCGCCAGTGTCTTCGAAGTTTAGGCCGCTCATCCCCGCGGCCAAGGCCTCCACCACGCCGGTCTCCTTGCTGTTACTGTTACTAGTGCTATTATTGCTTGGCGCAGAGCGGGCTTTGGCGGCGGAGTGGGAGGCTTCAGACGAGGAGGGAAGCTCCGAGGCGGAGATAGAATCGGATGGAGTGGGCCAGGCAGCGGTGGATGATCGAATAGGCTGCGAGAGCTCTTGGAATTCGGGGTAATCGAAGTCCTCCTCGCCCTGAGTGTTGAACTCGAGGAATGTGTAGGCATCGTTGCCGGTGTCCGGCTGCGACGCCGTGTCGTAGAGATTGTTGGGCTGCGAGTTCATGCCGAGAAATCGACGAGGTTGGAGCGGAGATCACGAAATTGTGGTTTGATTGGGGAGGAATCTGAGGGGGGATTAGGATTAGGGCTTGGTCGTAGGGAGGGAGAAAGGGGTTAAGTGCGGAAATTGGGGAATCAGACGATGCTGTGTTTCTGCAACAAAACAATTGAGAGATATCAGAAATGACATATCATCGGAAGACGGCGGATTGCATCGCTACTGTCGACTAGTGAAACAGAGAATAAGAAAAATTTAAAACCCAAAAAAATGATTTCATTTAAATGTTATAATCCGATaagtatttatttgaatattgtaatactaataattaaaaacctattttcgaattttttttatttttttattttatcaagacATTCCAATTTTCCAACTTTTTTGGTTCATTTCAAATTTGGCTATAAAAGTTTTGGATTTTTGGATTCAATTTTTGGATATTCTGATATGAttcaaatttctttttttttttaatttgaatttttgatTGGTTTGGATTAGACAAAAATTCGACCTAAAATTCCAATATTGACCATagcaatttatgtttttttcatTTAGGTTCGACTCTTGTTTTAAAAACCAATTGATTGATATCTTCCGTTAttgtagggctggcaattttcgacacgacacgatacgataatctgacacgaatccgcacgaaattattgggttgggtcaagtcttattggatccgtgtccttatcgggttgacccattaagaactcgataatttcgggttgggttcgggtcggatgcgggtcggatacgggtaacccattaagaaataatattattatttttattattattttaaaaatacgtattactttaattttttaatttcttataaattaggtttaaatagtataaaacgaattttaattgtgtaaattaggttaaaaattaaggtttaatcgtgtaatatcaggttcgggttgttatcgtgtcgtgtcaacctaTATTAtatcgggtgcgggtcgtgttcggatttgaaggtagcaggtcgggttcgtgttcggatttacagtttccttaacaggtcgggttcaggttagagcttattgggttgggtcattatcaggttgacccgataacgacccaatccgcacgatttgccagccctacgtTATTGtacttttacaaaaaaaattgattttactCATAAACTTAAGAACCAATTTTAATAGTAGTAACcaatttaaaaatatgtatgATAATAATCGAACCTTTAAAATGGTTTCATGAGTTGTATGTTCCATTATTACATGAACAATGCTTAGAGGAGCTCCATATGATCTATATTTTCTGGGAATCAAATGCTTTTTTATTGTCAATCGTCATCCATTAATCTCCACTTGTCTATGCCTTGGCCTTTTTATCGAGCTCGTCGAGTACACTCCAAAGCTTCGAGTCTTCGTAGTCTTTGATGAGAAGAGATGGCTTTGCTTGCATCAGTAATTCTGCTGGGTTCCTAGTCGTCAAGCCAAACGTTTTTACCCCAGCCGCAACCCCGGCTTTTATTCCAGATACTGAATCCTGAACATGCAGCGACCAGTGGTTAGGAAGCTACAAGGATAACTAAATGAGAAATTGATTGAAGCTATGAGTAAACAAGAAACCTCGAATATACAGGTGTGCTCCTTTGACACCTTGAGAATTTCAAGTGCCTTCAAATAGGGATCCGGATATGGTTTTGCATGTTCACAGTCACTTCCGAGAATAACAACTTTGAAGAAATCTGACAGTCCAAGCAATGAGATCATCAACTCTGCATTTTCTTTGGGAGCGTTGGTAACAGCAGCTCGCTTCAATCCACGATCTTCGATCCACTTCTTGAGTTTATATAAGCCTTTAACCGGCTCTATTTTATCCTTAACAATCCTGTATAGCACTCAAACAGAGAGGTCAGTGCAAGGCTAAAAATCTAGCTTTTATCATTTGTGTGtgtttggggggggggggggggggggggggggggaggaaCCTTCTGAACATTGCTTCCTTGTCTTCTAAAAATTTCACAC
This window contains:
- the LOC121757046 gene encoding haloacid dehalogenase-like hydrolase domain-containing protein Sgpp — encoded protein: MTISSADGTSLLQLAPLEAVLFDVDGTLCDTDPLHYDAFREMLQEIGFNGGVPIDEEYFIANIAGKHNEDIASILFPDNHERGVKFLEDKEAMFRRIVKDKIEPVKGLYKLKKWIEDRGLKRAAVTNAPKENAELMISLLGLSDFFKVVILGSDCEHAKPYPDPYLKALEILKVSKEHTCIFEDSVSGIKAGVAAGVKTFGLTTRNPAELLMQAKPSLLIKDYEDSKLWSVLDELDKKAKA